In one window of Paraflavitalea soli DNA:
- a CDS encoding ABC transporter permease codes for MVNPARRQPGALGIMVRKEVADHIRSWRFIVLLVLLLLTFIATMYVSLTNVKAAVANENDPDRLFLYLKLLTTSDGSLPTFHIFVSFLGALLGISLGFDAINAEQNNGTLTRLMAQPVYRDHLLLSKFLGSLTIVAALFLSLALLMVGAGLLITGVLPEPEEFLRILGFVLLSVLYVAFWLALSILFSVKFRQATTSALTAIGVWLFFTIFYRIVISMVVKAFFPDPVYLSEADVLWYNNLLLDLLRLAPSQLYTDATTTLLMPSVRSLGPLTVEQMAGAIPKPLPFRESLLIVWPQVCGLVAAIAVCFTLTYYWFMRRELRS; via the coding sequence CCATATCCGCAGCTGGCGTTTTATCGTACTATTGGTCTTGCTGCTGCTTACTTTTATTGCGACCATGTATGTGTCACTGACAAATGTAAAGGCTGCTGTGGCCAATGAAAACGATCCCGACCGTTTATTCCTTTACCTTAAACTCCTGACCACTTCTGATGGTTCCCTGCCAACTTTCCACATTTTCGTCAGCTTCCTGGGTGCCCTGCTGGGCATCAGCCTTGGTTTTGACGCCATCAATGCAGAACAGAATAACGGCACCCTCACACGGCTCATGGCACAACCTGTTTACCGTGACCATTTGCTGTTGAGCAAATTCCTGGGTTCCCTCACGATCGTAGCTGCTTTGTTTCTGTCTTTGGCCCTGCTAATGGTCGGCGCGGGACTGCTGATCACCGGTGTACTGCCCGAGCCGGAGGAATTTCTCCGTATCCTGGGCTTTGTGTTGCTTTCTGTATTGTATGTAGCTTTCTGGCTTGCCCTGTCTATCTTGTTTTCGGTGAAGTTTCGACAGGCCACCACATCCGCCCTTACCGCCATTGGCGTTTGGTTGTTCTTTACCATCTTTTACCGGATCGTTATCAGTATGGTCGTGAAAGCCTTTTTCCCGGACCCCGTATACCTTTCCGAAGCCGATGTGCTTTGGTACAATAACCTGCTGCTGGACCTGTTGCGCCTTGCTCCAAGCCAGTTGTATACAGATGCCACAACCACCTTATTGATGCCTTCCGTACGCAGTCTGGGGCCCTTGACAGTTGAACAAATGGCCGGCGCTATACCGAAGCCCCTGCCTTTCAGGGAAAGCCTGCTGATCGTTTGGCCACAGGTTTGTGGTCTTGTGGCAGCCATAGCCGTCTGTTTTACGCTAACTTATTACTGGTTTATGAGGCGTGAATTACGCAGTTAA
- a CDS encoding TolC family protein: MTRMLFKNISVTLLVLWTCRGVASAQDKQLLTEETFVQQVKQYHPVVKQGDLLTQKAEADLLTARGAFDPVLDAATSAKTLDGVDYYQYTNPELKIPTGTPINLKAGYEKSNGQYINPERTKGVASYIGIEIPLLNGLLTDKKRTALRQAGIYRQLNTQERLLMINDLLFDARSAYWEWAGAWYLYRVYTNYIEIADKRTMLISLSFKHGDRAMADTMEARAQLQNIKLMQAGALAELNKKIVDLSAFLWTADETPYLLPESFVPDTLALATIQPLPDTAVLVAGVGNAHPAVQAARYKLGILEAERKLKRQNFLPVVNLQANLLSKDYYQYKNVSWPYLENNYKLGFNVKLPLLWRQERGEYKNVLIKIRDNNLELQKKQWDLQNKIRKYYTETVQLQHQLQAAREMNSAYTFLLKNEELKFTQGESSLFLINARENKILEIQQKVIELQVKYRKATYAIQWAAGSPAAQ, translated from the coding sequence ATGACACGTATGCTGTTTAAAAACATTTCGGTTACGCTCCTTGTGTTGTGGACCTGTCGCGGCGTTGCCTCTGCACAGGATAAACAGCTGTTGACAGAAGAAACATTTGTTCAGCAGGTAAAGCAATACCACCCTGTAGTAAAACAGGGGGACCTGCTTACTCAAAAAGCGGAGGCAGATCTGCTCACTGCGCGGGGCGCCTTCGATCCGGTATTGGACGCCGCCACCAGCGCTAAAACACTCGATGGGGTTGACTATTACCAATATACAAACCCCGAACTAAAAATTCCCACAGGCACGCCCATCAATCTGAAAGCGGGATATGAAAAAAGTAATGGGCAATACATCAATCCCGAACGCACGAAAGGAGTAGCCAGCTACATCGGCATCGAAATACCCTTGCTGAATGGATTGCTTACCGATAAAAAGAGAACTGCACTGCGGCAGGCCGGTATATACAGGCAGCTCAATACACAGGAGCGCCTGTTGATGATCAATGACCTGCTGTTCGATGCACGGTCGGCCTATTGGGAATGGGCAGGGGCATGGTATCTGTACCGGGTTTATACCAATTACATAGAAATCGCTGATAAAAGGACCATGCTCATCAGTTTGTCCTTTAAACATGGTGACCGCGCCATGGCCGATACCATGGAAGCACGGGCACAGCTACAAAACATTAAACTGATGCAGGCAGGGGCACTGGCGGAGTTGAATAAAAAAATAGTGGACCTGTCGGCGTTCCTCTGGACGGCGGATGAAACACCTTATCTGCTACCGGAATCATTTGTGCCAGATACCCTGGCATTGGCGACGATACAGCCACTGCCGGACACAGCGGTCCTGGTAGCCGGTGTTGGCAACGCCCATCCGGCTGTCCAGGCAGCCCGTTATAAACTCGGCATTCTCGAAGCGGAACGCAAACTGAAACGGCAAAACTTTCTGCCGGTCGTAAACCTGCAGGCCAACCTGCTTAGCAAAGATTACTATCAATACAAGAATGTATCCTGGCCCTACCTGGAAAACAACTATAAGCTTGGCTTCAATGTAAAGTTGCCTCTTTTATGGCGGCAGGAAAGGGGCGAATACAAAAATGTGCTGATCAAGATCAGGGACAACAACCTAGAGTTGCAAAAGAAGCAATGGGACCTGCAGAATAAAATAAGAAAATATTACACTGAAACGGTTCAACTGCAGCACCAGTTACAGGCTGCCCGGGAAATGAACAGCGCCTATACGTTCCTGCTGAAAAATGAAGAATTGAAGTTCACGCAAGGGGAAAGTTCACTTTTCCTGATCAATGCGCGAGAAAACAAAATACTTGAAATACAGCAGAAAGTAATAGAGCTTCAGGTCAAATACCGCAAAGCAACCTATGCTATTCAATGGGCGGCAGGATCGCCGGCAGCACAATAA